GGCGTTCCGACAGGGCCTGAAATTAAACGCTAACAATAAAGAGATTAGTGCAATTCTTGACACCCTCGGCACAAGAAAAAGGCCTATTCTCCCTTTTCTTTCAAGAGACAATTTTATAAACAAATACCTCGGCTTTATACTGAGCAAGTTAGGGTTTAGATAGGTGGCAAATTTGATTTTACTTTTTCACCCATCTGCCGTCAGGAAGCTGTACCCACCAGCCAGGTCTGGCTGTATCCCTTCTTGTCGAAGCAAATGAAGATGCAGCCTGAGGAAGAACCTGGTTGAGATTTTCCTGTTTTTCTGGAACCCTGTTTATTCTCAGGATGGCTTTTGCCATGCCCCTGATTACTGTTGTCCTGTTGCGGGTTTCAGCATCTATAAGGTCCATGTCCCCTTTACTGACGTTTCCCTTTATTGATAAGAGGCCATTATTTCCTTCTCCAACAACACCTGTATTTCTGAGCCTGTCAATGTCCTGTGCCCTGGCGCCCATCTCCTTGTACGCCTGAACAACATCCGGCATTTTCTTTATCAGCTCTG
This window of the Nitrospirota bacterium genome carries:
- a CDS encoding DUF1318 domain-containing protein — encoded protein: MFKIFSKNLRWALGFLIFSIVSCAVITVNIYFPEKDVKAAYQKLEEELMKPEKTEEKPIEDSPGRKEGKPESKRDTFNYYALSLVSVAYAQDGGQIAELIKKMPDVVQAYKEMGARAQDIDRLRNTGVVGEGNNGLLSIKGNVSKGDMDLIDAETRNRTTVIRGMAKAILRINRVPEKQENLNQVLPQAASSFASTRRDTARPGWWVQLPDGRWVKK